Proteins encoded in a region of the Nicotiana tomentosiformis chromosome 9, ASM39032v3, whole genome shotgun sequence genome:
- the LOC138898411 gene encoding uncharacterized protein: MAVLDQTDEAATAAITQTIIGATSSLYIHPYDSPGSALVPVPFDDSPSSALVPVPFDGVGYRSWRRGVLRSLSVKNKIGFINEECVRPDMTSPQFLKWERCDDMVTSWILNSLAKDIADSVEYLNNSVKLWKELEDRYDQTNGAKLYQIQKEINDLSQGVLDIIGYYTKMKKL; the protein is encoded by the coding sequence ATGGCGGTTCTGGATCAAACTGATGAGGCGGCGACGGCGGCGATCACACAAACGATAATTGGTGCAACTAGCTCTCTTTATATTCATCCATATGATAGTCCGGGTTCTGCTTTAGTACCTGTCCCTTTTGATGATAGTCCAAGTTCTGCTTTAGTACCTGTCCCTTTTGATGGAGTTGGTTATCGTTCCTGGAGAAGAGGAGTGCTAAGGTCTCTCTCGGTGAAAAATAAGATAGGGTTTATCAACGAAGAGTGTGTAAGGCCCGATATGACATCTCCACAGTTTCTCAAGTGGGAGAGGTGTGATGACATGGTCACTTCATGGATTCTGAATTCCTTGGCAAAGGATATTGCTGACAGTGTTGAATATTTGAATAATTCCGTCAAATTGTGGAAGGAATTGGAGGATCGATATGATCAGACGAATGGAGCTAAGTTGTACCAAATCCAGAAAGAGATTAACGATTTGAGTCAAGGAGTGCTTGACATCATAGGTTACTACACGAAAATGAAGAAACTCTAG